In a single window of the uncultured Pseudodesulfovibrio sp. genome:
- a CDS encoding TRAP transporter small permease, with protein MQTHQTTPFVSLAGSVERFSYRLNYVLERICALLVAAMIGVVWFGILERYALALGATWTEELARYIMIWAALLAVPCCAYRREHIGLDLVFSKLPLNLQMPARMVLDLLGLAFFLFLTWYGVTMAKGGANQYATIFGMTMFVPFTAVPVTAGLTCVQIAAVMIRDAAGVTPIFTRKEAA; from the coding sequence ATGCAAACACATCAAACAACACCCTTCGTCAGCCTGGCCGGTTCCGTGGAACGGTTCTCCTACCGGTTGAACTACGTTCTCGAGCGTATCTGCGCCCTGCTGGTGGCCGCCATGATCGGCGTGGTCTGGTTCGGGATCCTCGAACGGTACGCCCTGGCTTTGGGCGCCACCTGGACCGAAGAACTGGCCCGCTACATTATGATCTGGGCCGCGCTCCTGGCGGTACCCTGCTGCGCATACCGGCGGGAGCACATCGGACTGGACCTGGTCTTCTCCAAGCTCCCGTTGAACTTGCAGATGCCCGCCCGCATGGTCCTCGACCTGCTCGGTCTGGCCTTCTTCCTGTTCCTGACCTGGTACGGCGTGACCATGGCCAAGGGCGGAGCCAACCAGTATGCGACCATTTTCGGCATGACCATGTTCGTGCCGTTCACCGCCGTTCCGGTCACCGCCGGACTCACCTGCGTCCAGATCGCGGCGGTCATGATCCGTGATGCGGCCGGGGTAACCCCCATCTTTACCAGGAAGGAGGCCGCCTGA